A single region of the Epinephelus moara isolate mb chromosome 16, YSFRI_EMoa_1.0, whole genome shotgun sequence genome encodes:
- the sdf4 gene encoding 45 kDa calcium-binding protein: MAVWRKLWCRNLLAVSLLFCILLHTMDVHARPANMSAAKEKSPASKDDNEILPPDHLNGVKMEMDGHLNKDFHQEVFLGKEIEEFEEDSEPRRNRKKLIEIFTKVDFNKDRSVSAKEMQRWIMEKTEEHFQEAMVENKNSFRAVDPDGDGHVTWDEYRVKFLASKGFNEKEIAEKIKNNEDLKLDEETQEVLESLKDRWFQADNPPADQLLNEQEFLSFLHPEHSRGMLKYMVKEIVRDLDQDGDKKLTLSEFISLPVGTVENQQAQDIDDDWVRERKKEFEDVIDANRDGIVTMEELEEYMDPMNEHNALNEAKQMIAVADENQNHNLELDEILKYSEYFTGSKLMDYARNVHEEF, from the exons ATGGCTGTTTGGAGAAAACTGTGGTGCAGAAACCTCCTGGCCGTGTCCCTGCTCTTCTGCATCCTGCTCCACACCATGGATGTGCACGCACGGCCAGCCAACATGTCAGCTGCTAAAGAGAAGTCTCCTGCCTCCAAGGATGACAACGAGATTCTCCCCCCTGACCACCTGAATGGGGTGAAGATGGAGATGGATGGCCACCTCAACAAGGACTTCCATCAGGAGGTTTTCCTGGGTAAAGAGATCGAGGAGTTTGAGGAGGACTCGGAGCCGAGGAGGAACAGAAAGAAGCTGATTGAGATTTTCACCAA AGTTGATTTCAACaaggacaggagtgttagcgcCAAGGAAATGCAGCGCTGGATTATGGAGAAGACGGAGGAGCACTTTCAGGAGGCCATGGTGGAGAACAAGAACAGTTTCCGTGCCGTTGACCCGGACGGTGAcg GTCACGTGACATGGGATGAATACAGAGTCAAATTTCTGGCCAGCAAAGGTTTCAATGAAAAGGAGATCGCtgagaaaataaagaacaaTGAAGATCTGAAACTGGATGAGGAAA CTCAGGAGGTTTTGGAGAGCCTGAAGGACCGCTGGTTTCAGGCCGACAACCCCCCAGCTGACCAGCTGCTGAACGAGCAGGAGTTCCTGTCTTTCCTTCATCCTGAGCACAGCAGAGGCATGCTCAAGTACATGGTCAAGGAGATTGTGCGCGACTTAG ATCAGGATGGCGATAAGAAACTGACCCTGTCAGAGTTCATCTCTCTACCTGTGGGCACCGTGGAGAACCAGCAGGCTCAGGACATCGATGACGACTGGGTGcgagagaggaagaaggagtTTGAGGACGTCATTGATGCAAACCGTGACGGGATCGTGAccatggaggagctggag GAGTACATGGACCCGATGAACGAGCACAACGCCTTGAACGAGGCCAAGCAGATGATCGCCGTCGCAGACGAGAACCAGAATCATAACCTGGAGCTTGACGAGATTCTCAAGTACAGCGAATACTTCACGGGCAGCAAGCTCATGGATTACGCCAGAAATGTTCATGAGGAGTTCTGA